In Mercurialis annua linkage group LG6, ddMerAnnu1.2, whole genome shotgun sequence, the following are encoded in one genomic region:
- the LOC126685745 gene encoding GDSL esterase/lipase At4g01130 isoform X2: MMNLRLSSVLFRQLFSVYVLIIAMSSTLSYSECEFEAIFNFGDSNSDTGGFWAAFPAQSGPFGATYFKKPAGRASDGRLTVDFLAQGLGFPYLSPYLQSIGSNFKHGANFATLASTVLLPNTSLFVTGASMLPSPDVFGTSIYTLYIGQNDFTSNLAAIGISGVKQYLPQVVSQIAWSIKELHALGGRTILVLNLAPVGCYPALLAGHLHNSSDIDTFGCLISYNNAVADYNTMLKQALIETRNTLLNASVVYIDMYSLLLELFQHPASHGFKYGTKACCGYGGGAYNFDSQVYCGNTKVINGSKITASACEDPYNYVSWDGIHATEAANKIAAMAILNGSYSDPPFSFHHCRVHPID, from the exons atgatgAATCTCCGGCTATCATCAGTTCTGTTCCGGCAGCTATTTTCCGTTTATGTACTGATAATAGCAATGTCAAGTACTTTAAGTTATTCCGAGTGTGAATTCGAGGCAATATTTAACTTCGGCGACTCAAATTCCGACACTGGAGGTTTCTGGGCAGCATTTCCAGCTCAGTCAGGTCCTTTTGGCGCAACCTACTTCAAGAAACCAGCCGGTAGAGCTTCCGACGGCAGGTTAACCGTCGATTTCCTAG CTCAAGGTCTTGGATTTCCATATCTGAGTCCTTATTTGCAATCAATTGGATCAAATTTCAAACATGGGGCCAATTTTGCAACATTGGCATCGACAGTTTTGTTGCCAAACACGTCACTATTTGTTACTG GAGCAAGTATGCTTCCATCACCTGATGTTTTTGGGACATCTATTTATACGTTATACATTGGTCAGAATGATTTcacttcaaatttagcagctatTGGTATAAGTGGAGTTAAGCAGTATCTTCCTCAAGTAGTTTCACAAATTGCTTGGAGTATTAAA GAGCTACATGCATTAGGAGGTCGAACGATCTTAGTGTTGAATCTTGCACCAGTGGGATGTTATCCTGCATTGTTGGCAGGCCATCTTCACAATAGCTCAGACATCGATACATTTGGCTGCTTGATCTCGTACAACAACGCGGTGGCAGACTACAATACCATGCTGAAACAGGCACTAATCGAAACTCGAAACACACTTCTGAATGCCTCTGTTGTATATATAGACATGTATTCTCTTTTGTTAGAGCTTTTTCAGCATCCAGCTTCTCACG GGTTTAAGTATGGTACTAAAGCATGTTGTGGATATGGAGGAGGTGCttataattttgattctcaAGTTTATTGTGGGAATACCAAAGTTATCAATGGAAGCAAAATAACAGCTTCAGCATGTGAGGACCCTTATAACTATGTAAGCTGGGATGGAATTCATGCCACTGAAGCAGCTAATAAGATTGCTGCAATGGCTATCCTCAATGGCTCTTATTCTGATCCTCCTTTCTCCTTTCACCATTGTCGCGTTCATCCTATCGATTGA
- the LOC126653579 gene encoding DEAD-box ATP-dependent RNA helicase 22, translating into MLLYRSAPMLNFYKLSPKLITFSQFKHSYSHLSNSSFSSPLKIRLLYLNQSFQEPYRHFSTSAAAIPAVNTSNDTFFANDDVSWSSLGLSERLCQAISNSGLERPSLVQAAAIPALLSGKDVVVAAETGSGKTHAYLVPLIEKLCSPLPLDDEDGASNDELRLSLVLCPNVLLCEQVVRMANGLCDDNGEPLLNVSSLGGRQGWPVKRPDIIVSTPAALLNNIDTRKERRLNIMRAVKYVVFDEADMLLCGSFQNQVIRLINMLRFDEKHPSQGNDLTPKDVVELGSDSPPAESAIEEEDEEEEEEIQNESILEEEEDVEGGFEVGDLKEEGKAGSTNRKDWRRVRKIYARSKQYIFVAATLPVNGKRTAGATLKRMFPDASWISGNYLHCHNPRLQHKWVEVTVDTQVDALIGAVNHESESGIEISRTMVFANTVEAVEAVVKILEGAGIECYRYHKDTSLEERAQTLVDFREKGGIFVCTDAASRGIDVPNVWHVIQADFATSVVDFLHRVGRTARAGQYGLITSLYTEASRDLVDAIRQAKKLDQPVESAFSRKRSFRNKLKKRGLSKLRDSSSDEMVRI; encoded by the exons ATGCTGCTTTATCGCTCTGCTCCAATGCTCAATTTCTACAAATTATCCCCTAAACTCATAACATTCTCACAATTCAAGCACTCATATTCACATCTCTCTAATTCTTCATTCTCTTCTCCACTCAAAATCCGCTTATTATATCTCAATCAATCATTTCAGGAACCTTATCGTCATTTCTCCACTTCCGCCGCCGCTATTCCCGCCGTTAATACCAGTAACGACACCTTCTTCGCCAACGACGACGTTTCCTGGTCTTCTCTTGGTCTGTCCGAACGTCTCTGTCAAGCTATCTCCAATTCCGGTCTCGAGCGACCGTCTTTAGTTCAG GCTGCAGCTATACCAGCGTTACTGTCGGGGAAAGATGTGGTGGTTGCGGCGGAGACTGGTAGTGGAAAAACACATGCGTACCTAGTTCCTTTAATAGAGAAGTTGTGTAGTCCTCTGCCGCTAGACGATGAAGACGGCGCTTCGAATGACGAATTGAGGCTTTCTCTAGTTCTTTGTCCTAATGTATTGTTGTGTGAGCAGGTTGTTCGTATGGCTAATGGCCTTTGTGATGACAATGGGGAACCACTTCTTAATGTTAGTTCGCTTGGCGGTCGACAG GGATGGCCAGTTAAGCGACCGGATATTATCGTGTCAACACCAGCTGCTCTTCTCAATAATATTGATACGAGAAAAGAACGGAGGTTGAATATTATGCGTGCAGTGAAATATGTG GTATTTGATGAAGCAGATATGCTTCTATGTGGAAGCTTCCAGAATCAGGTTATCCGTCTTATAAACATGCTCCGTTTTGATGAAAAGCATCCGTCTCAAGGAAATGATTTGACACCTAAGGACGTTGTGGAATTAGGTTCTGATTCTCCTCCAGCGGAGTCTGCcatagaagaagaagatgaagaagaagaagaggaaatcCAAAATGAATCCATCttagaagaggaagaagatgtTGAAGGCGGTTTTGAAGTTGGGGACTTAAAAGAGGAAGGTAAAGCTGGGTCTACCAACAGAAAAGATTGGAGGAGAGTACGGAAAATTTATGCCCGCAGTAAGCAGTACATCTTTGTTGCAGCCACTCTTCCTGTAAATGGGAAAAGAACTGCTGGAGCAACATTGAAACGGATGTTTCCAGATGCCAGTTGGATTAGTGGAAACTACCTTCACTGTCACAACCCTAG ATTGCAACATAAGTGGGTTGAAGTTACAGTTGATACCCAGGTGGATGCGCTTATAGGTGCTGTGAACCACGAATCTGAATCTGGAATTGAAATAAGTAGAACTATGGTTTTTGCAAACACTGTTGAAGCTGTTGAAGCAGTAGTTAAAATATTGGAGGGAGCTGGGATTGAATGCTATCGCTATCACAAAGACACTTCTTTGGAAGAACGTGCACAAACGTTAGTTGATTTCAGAGAGAAAGGTGGAATTTTTGTGTGCACTGATGCCGCTTCACGGGGAATTGATGTACCAAATGTGTGGCATGTTATCCAG GCAGATTTTGCCACATCTGTTGTAGATTTCTTGCATAGAGTTGGTCGTACAGCTCGAGCTGGTCAATATGGACTTATCACTAGCTTGTACACTGAAGCCAGTAGGGACCTTGTTGATGCAATTCGTCAAGCAAAGAAACTTGATCAACCTGTG GAGTCTGCTTTTAGCAGAAAAAGGAGCTTCAGAAATAAACTTAAGAAGAGAG GCCTAAGCAAATTGAGAGATTCATCAAGTGACGAAATGGTGAGAATCTAG
- the LOC126685745 gene encoding GDSL esterase/lipase At4g01130 isoform X1 encodes MMNLRLSSVLFRQLFSVYVLIIAMSSTLSYSECEFEAIFNFGDSNSDTGGFWAAFPAQSGPFGATYFKKPAGRASDGRLTVDFLAQGLGFPYLSPYLQSIGSNFKHGANFATLASTVLLPNTSLFVTGISPFSLAIQLNQMKEFKVKVHEFHSINQRGASMLPSPDVFGTSIYTLYIGQNDFTSNLAAIGISGVKQYLPQVVSQIAWSIKELHALGGRTILVLNLAPVGCYPALLAGHLHNSSDIDTFGCLISYNNAVADYNTMLKQALIETRNTLLNASVVYIDMYSLLLELFQHPASHGFKYGTKACCGYGGGAYNFDSQVYCGNTKVINGSKITASACEDPYNYVSWDGIHATEAANKIAAMAILNGSYSDPPFSFHHCRVHPID; translated from the exons atgatgAATCTCCGGCTATCATCAGTTCTGTTCCGGCAGCTATTTTCCGTTTATGTACTGATAATAGCAATGTCAAGTACTTTAAGTTATTCCGAGTGTGAATTCGAGGCAATATTTAACTTCGGCGACTCAAATTCCGACACTGGAGGTTTCTGGGCAGCATTTCCAGCTCAGTCAGGTCCTTTTGGCGCAACCTACTTCAAGAAACCAGCCGGTAGAGCTTCCGACGGCAGGTTAACCGTCGATTTCCTAG CTCAAGGTCTTGGATTTCCATATCTGAGTCCTTATTTGCAATCAATTGGATCAAATTTCAAACATGGGGCCAATTTTGCAACATTGGCATCGACAGTTTTGTTGCCAAACACGTCACTATTTGTTACTGGTATTAGCCCCTTTTCTCTTGCAATTCAGCTCAATCAAATGAAAGAATTCAAAGTTAAAGTCCATGAGTTTCACTCCATCAATCAAAGAG GAGCAAGTATGCTTCCATCACCTGATGTTTTTGGGACATCTATTTATACGTTATACATTGGTCAGAATGATTTcacttcaaatttagcagctatTGGTATAAGTGGAGTTAAGCAGTATCTTCCTCAAGTAGTTTCACAAATTGCTTGGAGTATTAAA GAGCTACATGCATTAGGAGGTCGAACGATCTTAGTGTTGAATCTTGCACCAGTGGGATGTTATCCTGCATTGTTGGCAGGCCATCTTCACAATAGCTCAGACATCGATACATTTGGCTGCTTGATCTCGTACAACAACGCGGTGGCAGACTACAATACCATGCTGAAACAGGCACTAATCGAAACTCGAAACACACTTCTGAATGCCTCTGTTGTATATATAGACATGTATTCTCTTTTGTTAGAGCTTTTTCAGCATCCAGCTTCTCACG GGTTTAAGTATGGTACTAAAGCATGTTGTGGATATGGAGGAGGTGCttataattttgattctcaAGTTTATTGTGGGAATACCAAAGTTATCAATGGAAGCAAAATAACAGCTTCAGCATGTGAGGACCCTTATAACTATGTAAGCTGGGATGGAATTCATGCCACTGAAGCAGCTAATAAGATTGCTGCAATGGCTATCCTCAATGGCTCTTATTCTGATCCTCCTTTCTCCTTTCACCATTGTCGCGTTCATCCTATCGATTGA